One segment of Streptomyces sp. YIM 121038 DNA contains the following:
- a CDS encoding helix-turn-helix domain-containing protein, with the protein MLAVGVVAEVFAPHGADLPAFDFALCADRPGPVTTDVGVPVTVAHGLDRLAAAELLIALPSAGFRNAPGPAVLDALRRAHERGALVAAHCVGAFALAAAGLLDGRRATTHWRFAELLARRHPDVSVEPDALYVDEGRIVTGAGAAAGFDMCLHLLRREHGAALANTVARDMVLPSHRDGGQAQYLTAPVPEDARDERLADVLAWARAHLHEPLPVAELARRAAMSKRSFARRFTAATGTTPHAWLRNLRLSGAEELLETTDLPVEEVARRVGYGSAAVLREQFVRRRGVPPRSYRRSFTNAP; encoded by the coding sequence ATGCTCGCCGTCGGCGTCGTCGCCGAGGTGTTCGCCCCGCACGGGGCGGACCTGCCCGCCTTCGACTTCGCGCTCTGCGCCGACCGGCCGGGCCCCGTCACCACCGACGTCGGCGTGCCGGTCACCGTGGCGCACGGCCTGGACCGGCTCGCCGCCGCCGAGCTCCTGATCGCCCTGCCCTCGGCGGGGTTCCGCAACGCTCCCGGGCCCGCCGTGCTCGACGCGCTGCGGCGCGCCCACGAGCGCGGCGCGCTGGTCGCGGCCCACTGCGTCGGCGCGTTCGCGCTCGCGGCGGCCGGGCTGCTCGACGGCCGCCGGGCGACCACCCACTGGCGGTTCGCCGAACTCCTCGCCCGCCGCCACCCCGACGTCAGCGTGGAGCCCGACGCCCTCTACGTCGACGAGGGGCGCATCGTCACGGGCGCGGGGGCGGCCGCGGGCTTCGACATGTGTCTCCACCTGCTGCGGCGCGAGCACGGCGCGGCGCTCGCCAACACCGTCGCCCGTGACATGGTGCTGCCCTCCCACCGCGACGGCGGGCAGGCCCAGTACCTGACCGCGCCCGTCCCCGAGGACGCCCGGGACGAACGGCTCGCCGACGTCCTGGCCTGGGCCCGCGCCCACCTCCACGAGCCGCTGCCCGTCGCGGAGCTCGCCCGGCGCGCCGCGATGAGCAAGCGCTCCTTCGCCCGGCGCTTCACCGCGGCGACCGGCACCACCCCGCACGCCTGGCTGCGGAACCTGCGCCTCAGCGGCGCCGAGGAGCTCCTGGAGACCACCGACCTGCCGGTCGAGGAGGTCGCCCGCCGCGTCGGCTACGGCAGCGCCGCCGTGCTGCGCGAACAATTCGTGCGCCGCCGGGGCGTGCCGCCCCGGTCCTACCGCCGCTCCTTCACCAACGCGCCGTAG
- a CDS encoding MBL fold metallo-hydrolase codes for MTDAPLGRSAVYTILTTGYVGSTGPGVAATVSHVADAGRHFVFDPGMVASTDDILGPLAELGLGPDDITDVVLSHHHPDNVMNAGLFRRARVHDHKVEYQGDQWHNRDAEGHELTPSLRLIRTPGHSPEDITLLAGTADGVVAFAGDLWWHAAGPADDPVAPDRDVLRASRRRVVAVADLIVPGHGAPFVPDGTTPL; via the coding sequence ATGACAGACGCACCGCTCGGCCGCAGCGCCGTGTACACGATCCTGACCACCGGCTACGTGGGCTCCACGGGCCCCGGTGTCGCCGCGACCGTCTCCCATGTCGCCGACGCGGGCCGCCACTTCGTCTTCGACCCGGGCATGGTGGCGAGCACCGACGACATCCTCGGCCCGCTCGCGGAACTCGGCCTCGGCCCCGACGACATCACCGACGTGGTGCTCAGCCACCACCACCCCGACAACGTCATGAACGCGGGCCTGTTCCGCCGGGCCCGGGTCCACGACCACAAGGTGGAGTACCAGGGCGACCAGTGGCACAACCGGGACGCCGAGGGCCATGAACTCACCCCGTCGCTCCGGCTGATCCGCACCCCGGGGCACAGCCCCGAGGACATCACGCTCCTCGCGGGCACGGCCGACGGCGTGGTGGCCTTCGCCGGCGACCTGTGGTGGCACGCGGCGGGCCCGGCGGACGACCCCGTCGCCCCGGACCGCGACGTCCTGCGCGCCTCCCGGCGCCGGGTCGTGGCCGTGGCGGACCTGATCGTGCCGGGCCACGGGGCCCCGTTCGTGCCGGACGGGACGACGCCCCTCTAG
- a CDS encoding acyl carrier protein has product MTIHAVCLEAADPLTEISVRKGSVDRWDGPSPVGPGTPWFLRARRTTVIRTSGIRLAQGRAGYRTAHTAQRDRKKGAPMQGSATNEKEASTVSAADVEQSALKWLRAELDDQEISGSDNFLDIGGHSLTFSKLNVFLGDSFGISLDMKTTYDGTLAAALLAAQPITTEPTSK; this is encoded by the coding sequence TTGACGATACACGCGGTCTGCCTCGAAGCGGCGGATCCGCTGACGGAAATTTCCGTTCGTAAAGGGTCCGTCGATCGGTGGGACGGTCCGTCGCCTGTCGGCCCCGGCACCCCCTGGTTCCTGCGCGCACGCCGTACGACTGTCATTCGGACTTCCGGCATTCGCCTTGCGCAGGGGCGCGCCGGCTACAGGACCGCTCACACCGCACAGAGAGACCGAAAGAAGGGCGCTCCCATGCAGGGTTCAGCAACTAACGAAAAGGAAGCCAGCACAGTGAGTGCAGCGGATGTGGAGCAATCGGCTCTGAAGTGGCTGCGTGCCGAGCTGGACGATCAGGAGATCAGCGGCTCCGACAACTTCCTCGACATCGGCGGCCATTCGCTGACCTTCTCGAAGCTGAATGTTTTCCTCGGGGACTCGTTCGGCATCTCCCTCGACATGAAGACGACGTACGACGGGACCCTGGCCGCGGCACTCCTCGCCGCGCAGCCGATCACCACCGAGCCGACCAGTAAGTAA
- a CDS encoding chlorinating enzyme, translating into MTSSPVRTEFSLSDEELAFFEKNGYIGPLTIYTPEEMDQLWKTVQRETLDRSHAAYPEVDKGVGAPNIFNYDRHLDVDLLARHVMNQRITDRVASILGPDLLCWRSEFFPKYPGDEGTDWHQADTFANASGKPQLLWPGESEESFGAGTLTVWTAFTESNRENGCLQVIPGTHHQMNYDETKQMDYNEGRINSEVKDGVPRGFFGYDYRQLQKDPNWKPNEDDAVAFEMEKGQCIIFWSTLMHASLPNIATGKNYRMGFATRYVPTSVQIYPGTDHIEEYGGNISLDKWSAVLARGRDEFGHNKIATETLRGTKYLPA; encoded by the coding sequence ATGACCAGCAGCCCCGTGCGTACGGAGTTCTCGCTGTCGGACGAGGAACTGGCGTTCTTCGAGAAGAACGGCTACATCGGTCCGCTCACCATCTACACGCCCGAAGAGATGGACCAGCTGTGGAAGACCGTCCAGCGCGAGACGCTGGACCGGTCGCACGCCGCGTACCCGGAGGTGGACAAGGGCGTCGGTGCCCCGAACATCTTCAACTACGACCGGCACCTGGACGTCGACCTGCTCGCGCGGCACGTCATGAACCAGCGGATCACCGACCGGGTCGCCTCGATCCTCGGCCCGGACCTGCTGTGCTGGCGTTCGGAGTTCTTCCCGAAGTACCCCGGCGACGAGGGCACCGACTGGCACCAGGCGGACACGTTCGCCAACGCCAGCGGCAAGCCGCAGCTGCTGTGGCCCGGTGAGTCCGAGGAGTCGTTCGGCGCCGGCACGCTCACCGTGTGGACCGCGTTCACCGAGTCCAACCGCGAGAACGGCTGCCTGCAGGTCATCCCCGGCACGCACCACCAGATGAACTACGACGAGACCAAGCAGATGGACTACAACGAGGGGCGCATCAACTCCGAGGTCAAGGACGGCGTCCCGCGCGGCTTCTTCGGTTACGACTACCGGCAGCTGCAGAAGGACCCGAACTGGAAGCCCAACGAGGACGACGCGGTCGCCTTCGAGATGGAGAAGGGCCAGTGCATCATCTTCTGGTCCACGCTGATGCACGCCTCGCTGCCGAACATCGCCACCGGCAAGAACTACCGCATGGGCTTCGCGACCCGCTACGTGCCCACCTCGGTGCAGATCTACCCCGGCACCGACCACATCGAGGAGTACGGCGGGAACATCTCGCTGGACAAGTGGTCGGCCGTCCTCGCCCGCGGCCGTGACGAGTTCGGTCACAACAAGATCGCCACGGAGACGCTGCGCGGCACGAAGTACCTGCCCGCGTAA
- a CDS encoding alpha/beta fold hydrolase → MTTPSTSRPAVAFIPPSCCGAGYFRRLRRELGDRVTFHALELPGHGRRYQETPLTDAAEAVADLVARIDAPLDALYGESLGAYLALGVADVLQQERPPLLLAASNSPPSVRGRIRTEELDTIEAAVAALRAMGGEIPPEVISDPELAQSAYPLIRADLFLSQSCIDLVRGSAAAGNLTVLAGTGDTALTRLEAWSTHTRGRCEVASLSGGHLLSATNPAAVAEHVLEALARG, encoded by the coding sequence GTGACCACACCCAGTACGTCGAGACCCGCGGTCGCCTTCATACCGCCGTCCTGCTGCGGAGCGGGCTACTTCCGCCGGCTGCGCCGCGAGCTGGGCGACCGGGTCACCTTCCACGCCCTCGAACTCCCCGGCCACGGCCGCCGCTACCAGGAGACCCCGCTCACCGACGCCGCCGAGGCCGTCGCGGACCTCGTCGCCCGCATCGACGCTCCGCTCGACGCCCTGTACGGCGAGAGCCTGGGCGCCTACCTCGCCCTGGGCGTGGCCGACGTGCTCCAGCAGGAGCGGCCCCCGCTGCTGCTCGCCGCGTCCAACTCCCCGCCCTCGGTGCGCGGCCGCATCAGGACCGAGGAGCTCGACACCATCGAGGCCGCGGTCGCCGCGCTGCGCGCGATGGGCGGCGAGATCCCCCCGGAAGTGATCAGTGACCCCGAACTCGCCCAGAGCGCCTACCCGTTGATCCGCGCGGACCTCTTCCTCTCCCAGTCGTGCATCGACCTGGTCCGCGGAAGCGCCGCGGCCGGGAACCTGACGGTCCTCGCCGGGACCGGCGACACCGCGCTCACCCGCCTGGAGGCGTGGTCGACGCACACCCGGGGGCGCTGCGAGGTGGCGTCCCTGTCCGGCGGGCACCTGCTGTCCGCCACGAACCCCGCGGCCGTCGCCGAGCACGTCCTGGAGGCGCTGGCCCGCGGCTGA
- a CDS encoding cation:proton antiporter, with translation MVLSQAPLPAISHHQMLVFLLQVGLLLGVAILLGRLATWLRLPRVVGELSAGVLLGPSVFGNLLPDLRDWLLPHDVAQMHLLAAVGQLGVLLLVGITGAHIDVGLLRRKSRVIGVVSAASVLLPLALGIGLGFLMPQSLMAPDAERGTFALFVGVAIAVSALPVIAKTLLDMDLLHRNVGQLIIGAAAISDIVGWMLLSIVAAMATRGLHTGLVLESVGYLILVLACTVLVARPVARKVLQYTDRSPQSDVSVAAIAVMILLSSAGTLALDMEPILGAFLCGIVISSLGVSARRSLDSMRTFVMSTLAPLFFATAGLQVDLGALTRPTVLLAAVVTLLVATLAKFAGGYLGARMSRLDHGEGLAIGAGLNARGVVEIVIATVGLNLGVLTTATYTIVVLIAVITSMMAPPFLRHATRSMPVTTAEHERQRELAGQAS, from the coding sequence ATGGTGCTGTCCCAAGCGCCTCTTCCCGCGATCAGCCACCATCAGATGCTGGTCTTCCTGCTCCAGGTCGGACTGCTGCTGGGCGTCGCGATCCTCCTCGGCAGGCTCGCCACCTGGCTCCGCCTGCCCCGTGTGGTCGGTGAACTGTCGGCGGGCGTGCTCCTCGGCCCGTCGGTGTTCGGCAACCTCCTGCCCGACCTGCGCGACTGGCTGCTCCCGCACGACGTGGCACAGATGCACCTCCTGGCCGCCGTGGGACAGCTGGGCGTGCTGCTCCTCGTCGGCATCACGGGCGCGCACATCGACGTCGGGCTGCTGCGCCGCAAGAGCCGGGTGATCGGGGTGGTCAGCGCGGCCAGCGTGCTGCTGCCGCTGGCCCTGGGGATCGGCCTCGGGTTCCTGATGCCGCAGTCGCTGATGGCCCCCGACGCGGAGCGCGGCACCTTCGCCCTGTTCGTCGGCGTCGCGATCGCGGTCAGCGCGCTCCCGGTGATCGCCAAGACCCTGCTCGACATGGACCTGCTGCACCGCAACGTCGGCCAGCTCATCATCGGCGCGGCCGCGATCAGCGACATCGTCGGCTGGATGCTCCTGTCGATCGTCGCCGCGATGGCCACCCGCGGCCTGCACACCGGCCTGGTCCTGGAGTCCGTCGGCTATCTGATCCTGGTCCTCGCCTGCACGGTCCTCGTGGCCCGGCCGGTGGCCCGCAAGGTGCTGCAGTACACCGACCGCTCGCCGCAGTCGGACGTCAGCGTCGCCGCGATCGCCGTGATGATCCTGCTGTCCTCCGCCGGCACGCTGGCCCTGGACATGGAGCCGATCCTCGGCGCCTTCCTCTGCGGCATCGTGATCAGCTCCCTCGGCGTCTCCGCCCGCCGTTCGCTGGACTCCATGCGCACCTTCGTGATGTCGACGCTCGCCCCGCTGTTCTTCGCCACCGCCGGGCTCCAGGTCGACCTGGGCGCGCTGACCCGGCCCACGGTGCTCCTCGCCGCGGTGGTCACCCTGCTGGTCGCCACCCTGGCGAAGTTCGCGGGCGGCTACCTCGGCGCCCGCATGAGCCGGCTCGACCACGGGGAGGGCCTCGCCATCGGCGCGGGCCTCAACGCCCGCGGCGTCGTGGAGATCGTCATCGCCACGGTCGGCCTCAACCTCGGCGTCCTGACCACCGCCACGTACACCATCGTGGTGCTGATCGCCGTGATCACCTCGATGATGGCCCCGCCGTTCCTGCGCCACGCCACCCGGAGCATGCCGGTCACCACGGCCGAGCACGAGCGGCAACGGGAGCTGGCCGGACAGGCCTCCTGA